Proteins encoded in a region of the Paenibacillus sp. W2I17 genome:
- a CDS encoding LacI family DNA-binding transcriptional regulator has translation MRKEQKLTIKDVAERAGVGIATVSRAINNSEGISSKTRDKVMQAIEELGFVPNTSAQSLKIRQTHQIALVVPDIRNAIIPEISWSVEQTAKQHGYHVVQINTAGNARTELETIRNVKKLHVDGLIFMPLAYPKTLPGLIDKAPIPISMINYGKKLEPGMKADIVSLSQPEGKLVMEHLFKIGRTRIAYAGAPKDIIEERFRAYEQAVGHVDISLVYFGEDFSLNTGANAADYFYGLTHMPDAVYAINDMVAIGLVNRFKELGVRVPEDVAVVGVDNNQWTTVTSPQISSVSIMGEEVARLATELLLKRIREMSTTDYEHIQFEPRLIVRESSVAMIHSSQRGQHS, from the coding sequence TTGAGGAAAGAACAGAAACTTACGATCAAGGACGTTGCAGAGCGTGCCGGCGTGGGCATCGCAACCGTATCCCGGGCCATCAACAATTCAGAAGGCATCAGCAGTAAAACACGGGATAAGGTGATGCAGGCCATTGAAGAACTGGGTTTTGTACCCAACACCTCGGCACAGAGTCTGAAAATCCGGCAAACGCACCAGATCGCTCTTGTTGTACCCGACATACGTAACGCCATCATTCCGGAAATCTCCTGGTCTGTAGAGCAAACGGCGAAGCAGCATGGGTACCATGTCGTGCAGATCAATACGGCAGGCAATGCCAGAACGGAGCTTGAAACCATTCGTAATGTCAAAAAATTGCATGTGGACGGACTGATTTTCATGCCTCTGGCGTACCCCAAAACGTTACCCGGACTGATTGATAAAGCGCCGATCCCTATCTCGATGATTAATTACGGCAAAAAACTGGAACCGGGTATGAAAGCGGATATCGTCTCTCTCTCTCAACCTGAAGGCAAATTGGTAATGGAACATCTGTTCAAGATCGGTCGAACTCGAATTGCATATGCGGGAGCACCGAAGGACATTATTGAAGAACGCTTTCGTGCGTATGAGCAAGCCGTAGGTCACGTGGACATTTCTCTCGTCTACTTTGGTGAGGATTTTTCATTAAATACAGGTGCCAATGCTGCAGATTATTTCTATGGACTTACGCATATGCCAGATGCTGTCTATGCCATTAATGATATGGTTGCCATCGGATTGGTTAATCGGTTCAAGGAGTTAGGGGTTCGTGTACCTGAAGATGTGGCTGTTGTGGGTGTGGATAACAATCAATGGACAACCGTCACGTCTCCTCAGATTAGTTCTGTGTCCATTATGGGCGAAGAAGTCGCCAGACTTGCTACCGAGCTGTTGTTAAAACGAATTCGGGAGATGAGCACGACCGATTACGAACACATCCAATTTGAACCACGCTTAATCGTTCGTGAATCAAGCGTCGCCATGATTCATTCCTCCCAGCGAGGACAACACAGTTAA
- a CDS encoding D-2-hydroxyacid dehydrogenase family protein encodes MNTKLRCAVLDDYQNVALTSADWSPLMDQVEIQTFNNYMGSEEKVIQELQDFDIVVLMRERTPFPEKVISQLPNLKLLITSGMRNASIDLKAAEKNGIIVCGTEGSSNPPTELTWALILGLSRQLVTENNALRSNRNWQSTVGLDLHGRTLGLLGLGKIGTRMAEIAQAFGMNVMAWSENLTQEKAEKHGVIWSETKEQLLAQSDIVSIHLVLSDRTRNLIGQAEFQQMKSSALLINTSRAGIVDQEAMVEALQSGVIAGAGLDVYEQEPLPVNHVMRTLPNVLATPHLGYVTRGNYEIYYNHTVENIAMFLKGTPIRQLHS; translated from the coding sequence ATGAATACGAAGTTGCGCTGTGCCGTTTTGGATGACTATCAGAACGTTGCACTGACGTCGGCGGACTGGAGTCCGTTGATGGATCAGGTGGAGATTCAGACATTCAACAACTATATGGGTTCGGAAGAAAAAGTCATTCAGGAATTGCAGGATTTCGATATTGTGGTGCTGATGCGGGAACGTACACCGTTTCCAGAGAAGGTCATTTCGCAGCTCCCTAATCTAAAACTTCTGATTACAAGTGGTATGCGCAACGCGTCGATAGATCTCAAGGCTGCAGAGAAAAACGGGATCATTGTGTGTGGAACCGAGGGAAGCTCTAATCCGCCGACGGAGCTTACATGGGCACTAATTCTGGGGCTGTCCAGACAACTGGTTACGGAAAATAATGCACTTCGCTCCAATCGAAACTGGCAGAGCACTGTAGGGTTGGATTTGCATGGGAGAACACTTGGATTGCTCGGTTTGGGCAAAATAGGCACTCGCATGGCTGAGATCGCACAAGCATTTGGCATGAATGTGATGGCCTGGAGCGAGAATCTGACACAAGAGAAAGCCGAAAAACATGGTGTGATCTGGTCCGAGACCAAGGAGCAATTGCTTGCACAGAGCGACATCGTATCCATTCATCTGGTATTGAGTGATCGTACGCGGAATCTGATCGGACAAGCCGAATTTCAACAAATGAAATCTAGTGCCCTATTGATCAATACGTCACGAGCGGGCATTGTCGATCAGGAAGCTATGGTGGAGGCATTGCAGAGTGGTGTGATTGCTGGTGCAGGTCTTGATGTATATGAGCAGGAACCGCTACCAGTTAACCATGTGATGCGAACATTGCCCAACGTCCTGGCAACACCGCATCTGGGGTATGTGACTCGTGGCAATTATGAAATCTATTATAATCATACCGTAGAGAATATAGCGATGTTCCTGAAGGGAACACCGATCAGGCAACTGCATTCTTAG
- a CDS encoding TetR/AcrR family transcriptional regulator → MVRQREFDTDKALDAAMRTFWDKGFEAASLNDLTTAMGIQRPSLYAAFGDKKELFETALRRYTTQHSAQVRARLQQGSSVREAFRGLFEHIGAEGSVTEPSHGCFCINTMVELAPHDPKFAVLTREHQMYLGVLFKETIERGQQSGELSTDMNASAVAQSLVVSMIGLTVLMKSGPDRLFVEQSIQVTLSLLH, encoded by the coding sequence ATGGTTAGACAACGGGAATTTGATACGGATAAAGCACTCGATGCAGCGATGCGTACGTTTTGGGACAAAGGGTTCGAAGCGGCATCTTTAAATGACTTGACGACCGCAATGGGCATACAACGTCCCAGTCTGTATGCGGCTTTTGGCGATAAAAAGGAATTATTTGAAACAGCACTTCGCAGGTATACCACTCAGCATTCGGCTCAAGTCAGAGCCAGACTTCAACAGGGCTCCTCCGTGCGGGAAGCCTTTCGTGGATTGTTTGAACATATTGGAGCAGAGGGGAGTGTGACCGAGCCTAGTCACGGCTGTTTTTGCATTAATACGATGGTTGAGCTGGCTCCACATGATCCCAAATTCGCTGTCCTTACACGGGAGCATCAGATGTACCTGGGTGTTCTTTTCAAAGAAACGATAGAACGAGGGCAACAGAGCGGGGAGTTGTCCACTGACATGAACGCAAGTGCGGTCGCACAGTCTTTGGTGGTATCCATGATTGGACTGACCGTACTGATGAAATCAGGACCGGACCGCTTGTTTGTAGAGCAGAGCATCCAGGTTACGCTGTCTTTGTTACATTAA
- a CDS encoding MFS transporter, with translation MQTSSPDAQLSNKDRPAMSRLVALLFAVCSGLAVANIYYAQPLLDSIAQEFSLSPSSIGIVITVTQICYALGLFLLVPLGDLLNRRKLIIIQMLLSVLALVLVGTAQSSSLLFMGMAVVGLLAVITQTLVAFAAHLAAPSERGRIVGLVTSGIVIGILLARTVAGTLNDWLGWRSVYLFSASLTLLGIVALYLVLPKQQSPQVKQSYTQLLGSVLQLYRELRVLRVRGVLAMLIFTAFSILWTSMVLPLSAPPLSLSHTAIGAFGLAGAAGALAAARAGKLADRGLGQKTTGVALVILLLSWLPIGYVHHSLWFLILGVILLDLAVQAVHVTNQSLIYEVRPEAQSRLTAAYMIFYSIGSATGSIVSTQVYAWAGWTAVCWLGAGVSAAALIFWMIDCYMHRNLDR, from the coding sequence ATGCAAACTTCTTCTCCAGATGCACAATTATCCAATAAGGATCGTCCTGCCATGTCACGGTTAGTTGCTCTTCTTTTTGCCGTGTGCAGCGGACTTGCGGTCGCCAATATCTATTATGCTCAGCCTTTGCTGGACTCCATCGCTCAAGAATTCAGCCTCTCTCCATCATCCATAGGGATTGTCATCACAGTGACTCAAATCTGTTATGCCTTGGGGCTGTTCCTTCTTGTTCCGCTTGGTGACCTCTTAAATCGCCGCAAGCTGATCATCATTCAAATGCTCTTATCCGTACTTGCACTGGTTCTCGTAGGAACAGCACAATCTAGTTCCCTGTTGTTCATGGGGATGGCTGTCGTAGGTCTACTCGCAGTCATTACGCAAACGCTCGTTGCCTTTGCTGCACACTTAGCAGCCCCGTCCGAACGTGGTCGCATTGTCGGGTTGGTAACCAGTGGAATCGTCATCGGCATTTTACTTGCACGAACGGTTGCAGGTACGCTGAACGATTGGCTCGGATGGAGATCGGTATATCTGTTCTCTGCCAGCCTTACATTACTCGGAATTGTCGCCTTATATCTTGTTCTCCCAAAGCAGCAGTCCCCGCAAGTGAAACAAAGCTATACCCAATTACTCGGTTCCGTCTTGCAACTGTACCGTGAGTTGCGTGTGTTACGAGTACGAGGTGTGCTGGCCATGCTGATTTTTACAGCCTTCAGCATCTTGTGGACTTCCATGGTTCTGCCACTCAGTGCCCCTCCACTGTCCCTGTCTCATACGGCCATAGGTGCATTCGGTCTGGCTGGAGCGGCTGGAGCACTGGCCGCGGCCCGTGCAGGTAAACTCGCCGATCGGGGCCTTGGGCAGAAAACAACCGGTGTCGCCCTTGTCATTCTGCTCTTGTCCTGGCTGCCCATCGGTTATGTCCATCATTCTCTCTGGTTCCTGATCCTGGGTGTTATCCTGCTCGATCTCGCCGTGCAGGCCGTACATGTTACCAACCAGAGCCTGATCTACGAAGTTCGCCCCGAAGCACAGAGCCGCCTGACGGCAGCCTATATGATCTTTTATTCCATCGGCAGTGCAACCGGCTCCATCGTTTCTACCCAAGTGTATGCATGGGCGGGCTGGACAGCCGTTTGCTGGTTAGGTGCTGGCGTTAGTGCAGCAGCCCTTATATTCTGGATGATCGATTGTTATATGCATCGGAATCTCGATCGTTGA
- a CDS encoding SRPBCC family protein produces MIEVTTEITIHASIERCFDYARDIDIHTQTVWKHTRERAVAGVTTGRIGAGDTVTFQATHFGVRQKLKSRIVQFERPFLFVDQMEKGAFKSMRHEHHFSVIGDQMTCMRDTLRFEAPLGLLGWATERLVLKRYMQAFLEDRNRKLKDMLEQ; encoded by the coding sequence ATGATTGAAGTGACAACCGAGATTACGATACATGCCTCGATTGAACGGTGCTTCGACTATGCCCGGGATATTGATATACATACTCAGACCGTCTGGAAACATACGAGAGAGCGAGCAGTCGCAGGAGTAACCACAGGAAGAATTGGAGCAGGGGATACCGTTACATTTCAGGCTACTCATTTTGGGGTCAGACAGAAGTTGAAGTCCCGGATCGTGCAGTTTGAACGACCGTTTCTATTTGTGGATCAGATGGAGAAAGGGGCTTTCAAGAGCATGCGACATGAACATCATTTCAGCGTAATTGGGGATCAGATGACTTGCATGAGAGACACACTTCGATTCGAAGCTCCACTTGGATTGCTGGGATGGGCAACGGAGCGACTTGTGCTGAAGAGATACATGCAGGCATTTCTAGAGGATCGTAATCGTAAGCTCAAAGATATGCTTGAGCAGTAG
- a CDS encoding HD-GYP domain-containing protein — translation MRIHIMNLQDGDRLTADTFSDAGLHVLGKGTVIKGEDITLLMQHRVDYVDIESREEEITEAEFFAAAAKHASGITTKEEPPEEELKSQFIQTVHNYQNAFLEALTVGKFNATMVDDALQPMVEGLDEQKDVVHLLMMLERDDVNNYTHSIQVGLLSFYLANWLGYSQKESYQISRGGYLHDIGKCKVSHRIRNKTEPLTADEQLEMQRHTIYGHEIIKNSMTDEATALVALQHHEREDGSGYPMQLEKSEIHPYTQIVSVADIYIGMRSGNHGGSNPNLINNLRDIYGMGFGKLNEKPVQALMQHLLPNFIGKQVLLSNGEKGVIVMNNTSDIFKPLIKVESEEYRDLSKERTLAIDELLI, via the coding sequence TTGAGAATCCATATTATGAACCTGCAAGACGGAGACCGTCTAACTGCAGATACATTCAGCGATGCAGGATTACACGTTCTCGGGAAGGGAACTGTGATCAAAGGTGAGGATATCACCTTGCTTATGCAGCACCGTGTAGATTATGTAGATATTGAATCACGCGAAGAAGAAATCACTGAAGCAGAATTTTTTGCTGCAGCGGCAAAGCATGCTTCCGGGATAACTACGAAGGAAGAACCGCCTGAAGAAGAGCTGAAGTCCCAATTTATTCAGACTGTACATAATTATCAAAATGCTTTTCTCGAAGCTCTGACCGTTGGCAAGTTCAACGCCACCATGGTGGATGATGCACTGCAACCGATGGTTGAGGGACTGGATGAGCAGAAAGATGTCGTTCATCTCCTGATGATGCTGGAGCGGGATGACGTCAATAACTATACACATTCAATCCAGGTAGGGTTGTTGTCCTTCTACCTTGCGAATTGGCTTGGATATTCTCAGAAGGAGAGTTATCAGATTAGTCGCGGTGGTTATCTGCATGACATTGGAAAGTGCAAAGTATCCCACCGGATTCGGAACAAAACAGAACCGTTGACAGCTGATGAGCAGCTTGAAATGCAGCGTCACACCATATATGGTCATGAAATTATCAAAAATTCAATGACGGATGAAGCGACAGCATTGGTTGCTCTGCAGCATCATGAGCGGGAAGATGGGTCGGGTTATCCGATGCAACTTGAGAAAAGTGAAATTCATCCATATACACAGATTGTATCTGTAGCGGATATCTATATAGGCATGAGATCAGGGAATCACGGAGGAAGCAATCCAAACCTGATCAACAACCTTAGAGATATCTATGGGATGGGATTTGGTAAATTGAATGAAAAACCGGTTCAGGCATTGATGCAACATTTGCTTCCTAATTTCATCGGGAAACAGGTTCTGCTCAGCAATGGAGAAAAAGGTGTTATTGTCATGAACAATACGTCCGATATTTTCAAACCACTCATCAAAGTGGAGTCTGAAGAATATCGCGATCTCTCCAAAGAGCGTACGCTTGCCATTGATGAATTGCTTATTTAA
- a CDS encoding UbiD family decarboxylase codes for MKYRNMEDCINDLEQHGHLIRVKEEVDPHLEMAAIHMKVHEAKGPALLFENVKGSKFQAVSNLFGTVERSKFMFRGTLEGVQRVMAVRDDPMKALKTPFQHVQTGLAAWQALPKQKSISLPVSAQEIQISDLPLIKHWPMDGGAFVTLPQVYSEDPDKPGIMNSNLGMYRVQLDGNDFEMNKEIGLHYQIHRGIGIHQAKAVKKGEPLKVSIFIGGPPAHTLSAVMPLPEGLSEMTFAGLLAGRRFRYSYKDGYCISNDADFVITGDIYPGETKPEGPFGDHLGYYSLTHEFPLMRVHKVYAKPNAIWPFTVVGRPPQEDTAFGDLIHEITGDAIKQEIPGVKEVHAVDAAGVHPLLFAIGSERYTPYQAVKQPTELLTIANRILGTGQLSLAKYLFITAEDQQPLDTHKEVEFLTYILERMDMQRDIHFHTHTTIDTLDYSGTGLNSGSKVVFAAYGDKVRELCTEVPDSLKNIRGYENPQLIMPGIVSIQTSAFTSYTDTAQEMQAFTSLLKEQGGLDSCPMIILCDDSSFLSANLSNFLWATFTRSNPSHDMYGVNSGYDHKHWGCDQVIIDARTKPHQAPPLIPDASVEKSIERFFVKGASLGSIKI; via the coding sequence ATGAAATATCGCAATATGGAAGATTGTATTAACGATCTGGAGCAGCATGGTCATTTGATTCGGGTCAAAGAAGAGGTTGATCCTCATCTGGAGATGGCAGCGATCCACATGAAAGTGCACGAGGCTAAAGGCCCGGCGTTGTTATTTGAAAATGTAAAAGGTTCAAAGTTCCAGGCCGTATCCAATCTGTTCGGCACGGTGGAACGAAGCAAGTTCATGTTCCGCGGCACGCTGGAAGGCGTACAACGGGTCATGGCAGTTCGTGACGATCCCATGAAGGCGCTTAAGACACCATTTCAGCATGTCCAAACAGGTCTTGCTGCGTGGCAGGCGCTGCCAAAACAGAAGTCTATTAGTCTACCCGTGTCCGCGCAAGAGATTCAAATCTCGGACTTGCCTCTCATCAAGCACTGGCCTATGGACGGTGGGGCATTTGTGACTCTACCGCAGGTGTATTCCGAAGATCCAGATAAGCCAGGCATCATGAATTCCAATCTGGGGATGTACCGGGTTCAACTGGATGGCAATGATTTTGAAATGAACAAGGAAATAGGGTTACACTATCAGATTCATCGCGGAATCGGTATACATCAAGCCAAAGCTGTCAAAAAGGGAGAACCACTGAAAGTTAGTATTTTCATTGGTGGTCCACCTGCACATACACTTTCAGCGGTTATGCCTTTGCCTGAAGGACTAAGTGAGATGACATTTGCCGGTTTGCTCGCTGGACGTCGCTTCCGGTACAGTTACAAGGACGGATATTGCATCAGTAATGATGCTGATTTTGTCATCACGGGTGATATCTACCCAGGTGAGACAAAACCCGAAGGGCCGTTCGGTGATCATCTGGGTTATTACAGTCTGACACATGAATTCCCGTTAATGCGTGTGCATAAAGTCTATGCCAAACCTAATGCCATCTGGCCGTTTACGGTTGTTGGTCGTCCGCCGCAAGAGGATACGGCGTTTGGTGATTTGATTCATGAGATTACTGGAGACGCGATCAAACAGGAGATTCCAGGTGTCAAAGAAGTACATGCGGTCGATGCGGCAGGGGTCCATCCATTGCTGTTTGCCATCGGCAGTGAACGTTACACCCCGTATCAGGCGGTGAAGCAGCCGACAGAGTTGCTTACGATTGCCAATCGTATTTTGGGTACGGGTCAGCTTAGTCTGGCGAAGTACCTGTTTATTACTGCTGAGGATCAGCAACCTCTGGATACCCACAAGGAAGTTGAATTCCTGACCTATATCTTGGAGCGTATGGATATGCAGCGGGATATTCATTTCCATACCCATACAACGATTGATACACTCGATTATTCGGGTACAGGACTGAACAGCGGAAGCAAAGTTGTTTTTGCAGCCTATGGCGACAAGGTTCGAGAGTTGTGCACGGAAGTGCCAGACTCTTTGAAAAACATTCGTGGTTATGAGAATCCACAGCTCATCATGCCGGGTATCGTTTCGATCCAGACATCGGCCTTTACGAGTTATACAGATACAGCACAGGAGATGCAAGCATTCACGTCTCTATTGAAAGAACAGGGAGGTCTGGACTCGTGTCCGATGATCATTCTATGTGACGACAGTTCGTTCCTGAGTGCTAACCTCAGCAACTTCTTATGGGCAACCTTTACTCGCAGCAACCCTTCACATGACATGTACGGGGTTAATAGCGGATATGACCACAAGCATTGGGGCTGTGATCAGGTGATTATTGATGCACGTACCAAACCCCATCAGGCACCGCCGCTGATTCCCGATGCTTCGGTCGAGAAGAGCATTGAACGATTTTTTGTTAAAGGTGCTAGTCTGGGTTCGATCAAAATCTAA
- a CDS encoding HAMP domain-containing sensor histidine kinase has product MFRKSLRLRIVATFIGIVLVSLILSFMINNGSQEKTPNRFMVTFAEDLATLINLIDDPEKVKSSLDIFARYGLNITPVNEQSEVLSSLPEDKVHSLFETGTTDAIFLSSKDGIATIGVPGTNEGIGTFLIQSDFSSLFHTLRNTLLTSLLTVLVIGSLLILFMSGYIVKPIKRLTIAAKEMSSGDLSVRLKHNNQDEFGELMESFNHMASELQKIDSVRDDFVSNVSHEMQSPLTSIRGFTRALQDGVIPLEEQKEHLDIIYEETLRLSRLSDNLLRLASLDSEHHPVHFTTFQLDEQLRRAILLAEPQWSQKDIQIELDLLPCEITVDKDLFDQVWQNLINNAIKYTGPQGTIHVEIETSSSHVKVLIRDSGQGIPEEALPYIFDRFYMVDKARSSSLRGNGLGLSIVIKILKLHQCTIDVESEVGKGTQFIITIPRSTIKP; this is encoded by the coding sequence ATGTTTAGGAAAAGCCTGCGACTTCGCATCGTAGCTACGTTTATCGGGATTGTTCTGGTGAGTTTAATTCTTTCCTTTATGATAAATAACGGGTCCCAGGAAAAGACACCGAATCGTTTTATGGTTACTTTTGCTGAAGACCTCGCTACACTGATTAACCTGATCGATGATCCAGAAAAAGTGAAATCAAGCTTGGATATTTTTGCTCGCTACGGCTTAAATATCACTCCCGTGAATGAACAAAGTGAAGTGTTATCTTCCTTGCCAGAGGACAAAGTTCATTCGTTATTTGAAACGGGTACAACGGATGCCATTTTTCTGTCAAGTAAAGATGGAATCGCGACCATAGGCGTTCCTGGAACAAACGAGGGGATTGGCACATTTCTGATTCAAAGTGATTTCTCCTCTCTTTTTCATACACTGCGAAACACGCTCTTAACCTCACTGTTAACGGTTCTGGTGATTGGCAGCTTATTAATCCTGTTCATGTCCGGGTACATTGTGAAACCGATTAAGAGATTAACGATTGCAGCGAAGGAGATGTCATCAGGAGACCTGTCGGTCCGCTTGAAACATAATAATCAGGATGAGTTTGGCGAACTGATGGAGAGCTTTAATCATATGGCCAGTGAGTTGCAAAAAATCGATTCGGTTCGTGATGACTTTGTCAGCAATGTCTCTCATGAAATGCAATCTCCACTCACATCAATTAGAGGATTCACCAGAGCACTACAAGATGGTGTTATTCCATTAGAAGAGCAGAAAGAGCATTTGGATATTATATATGAAGAAACGCTGCGCTTATCGAGGCTCAGTGATAATCTGCTTCGGCTAGCCTCGCTGGATTCGGAGCATCATCCGGTTCATTTCACCACATTCCAGTTGGATGAACAATTAAGAAGGGCGATCTTACTGGCGGAGCCGCAGTGGTCACAGAAGGACATACAGATCGAATTGGATTTGTTGCCCTGCGAGATCACAGTGGACAAAGATTTGTTTGATCAGGTCTGGCAAAATTTAATAAACAATGCGATCAAATACACCGGTCCACAAGGTACCATTCATGTGGAAATTGAGACGTCATCTTCACATGTAAAGGTATTGATTAGAGATTCAGGACAAGGTATACCTGAGGAAGCACTCCCGTATATCTTTGATCGATTCTACATGGTGGACAAAGCGCGAAGCAGCTCGCTTCGAGGGAATGGATTGGGTTTGTCCATTGTGATTAAAATTTTGAAATTGCATCAATGTACAATTGATGTAGAGAGCGAAGTAGGAAAAGGTACGCAGTTTATTATCACGATCCCCAGATCGACCATTAAACCTTAA
- a CDS encoding response regulator transcription factor — translation MNTILVVDDDSHIRKLIRIYLEKNQFSVLEAPDGQEALDILSHTKVDLAIVDVMMPRIDGIELTEDIRSYLDIPILMVTAKGESKDKVRGFNAGSDDYLVKPFDPVELILRVKSLLKRYNKSSSNIIQISGITIDLGNLMVVSDGQTIELKKKECELLFSLASSPGKIFTRTQLIDDIWGIDYEGDERTVDVHIKRLRERLEHVPELVISTIRGLGYRLERA, via the coding sequence ATGAATACAATTCTGGTGGTGGACGATGATTCCCATATCCGCAAATTAATCCGAATCTATCTTGAAAAGAATCAATTCTCCGTGCTGGAAGCACCAGACGGTCAAGAGGCGTTAGATATCCTCTCGCATACGAAAGTTGATCTGGCGATTGTGGATGTGATGATGCCGCGAATAGACGGCATTGAACTGACGGAAGATATTCGGTCTTATCTGGATATTCCCATCCTGATGGTGACTGCCAAGGGAGAATCCAAGGACAAAGTCAGAGGATTTAATGCAGGATCAGACGATTATCTGGTTAAACCTTTTGATCCGGTAGAGTTAATCCTGCGTGTAAAATCGTTACTGAAACGATATAACAAAAGTTCATCAAACATAATTCAGATCAGCGGTATAACGATTGATTTGGGCAATCTAATGGTTGTTTCGGATGGACAAACTATCGAATTGAAAAAGAAGGAATGTGAATTGTTATTTTCTCTGGCGAGTTCGCCAGGGAAAATATTCACACGTACACAGCTTATAGATGATATATGGGGTATCGATTACGAAGGAGATGAGCGTACAGTTGATGTACATATCAAACGGTTAAGGGAACGTCTTGAACATGTTCCTGAGTTAGTGATCTCAACGATAAGAGGACTTGGTTATCGGCTGGAGCGGGCATGA